The Christiangramia flava JLT2011 region CAGAATAAATCGGTTTTTAAAAAGAAAGCCACCGGAAAGATCAGGTTCAAATGTTATGATGGCCAGAAGATCACCGAAGCCGTGCAAAAAACTATACAAACCGGGCAGGGGCAAACCTGTTGGATGACTTCCATAGGTACCAATTCTGATGGGGTTGAAGTATCGGTTTTTGAATTCGAATGGACCGTTAAATTGAAATCCTGATGTAACAAATCTCCATTTTCAGTAACCTATAATAAATCATTTGTCAATCAAAACCACGAAAATGAATGCACACGAAATAGATTACGAGATATTTGGGGAAGAAATGCAGTATGTCGAACTGGAACTGGACCCTCAGGAAGCAGCGATCGCCGAAGCGGGTAATTTTATGATGATGGACGACGGCATCAGGATGGATACCATCTTTGGTGACGGTTCTAAACAGGATGAAGGTTTTCTCGGTAAGATACTGGGTGCTGGAAAACGCCTGCTTACCGGTGAAAGTCTTTTTATGACGGTATTTTCCAATATTGGTTCCGGAAAAAAGAAGATCAGCTTTGCCTCGCCGTACCCCGGAAAGATTATTCCTATTGACCTTACTCGTTTCAACGGTAAGTTCATTTGCCAGAAGGATGCATTTCTCTGTGCAGCGAAAGGAGTTTCCATTGGTATCGAGTTTAGCAGGAAACTGGGAAGAGGATTTTTTGGAGGTGAAGGTTTCATCATGCAGAAAGTTGAGGGAGATGGGATGGCTTTTGTCCATGCCGGCGGAACTATGGCAAAAAAAGAACTAGCTCCGGGCGAACGCCTTCGGGTAGATACGGGTTGTATCATCGGGTTTACGCAAACCGTGGATTATGATATTGAATTTGTTGGTGGTATTCGGAATACGATCTTTGGTGGAGAAGGTTTATTCTTCGCCACGCTTACCGGTCCTGGAACGGTTTATATCCAGTCCCTGCCATTTAGCCGACTTGCGAACAGGGTGTTACAGGCGGCTCCCCAGTGCGGAGGTAAAGATAAGGGCGAGGGCAGTATTTTAGGAGGTTTAGGCGATATCATCAGCGGGGATAATCGATTTTAATATGTTAAAATAGTTTCTGAAAACAGCACTTTTGAGGATAATTCGCTATATTACAACATCCGAAAAATCTGTTTGCCTATTGTAAACTTCTACGCATTTATCAACCTAACTTTAACTTAAATCAGTATCAAATTATGGCGAGAGCGATGTTTGAATACACCAAAATTGTACTTGACAAGGTCAGTTTTGATGCAAACTTGTTCTGCAAAGAGGTTAAAAAGGCAATTCAACGTTTATTACCTCATGAAATTGAGGAATTAAGACTTTGGATTATCGCACTAACCAGGCAGAATCCAGAATTAAATCAATGTTTAATTTATTTAAATACTTAAAAAAAGCGGCTTTTTAGCCGCTTTTTAATTAATGAGAAAGTTCTTTTTGACGTTTTAGAGGGCTGATGATCTGCACGTTCTGAAAGGTGATCGCGCCTTTGACCACGCCGGCAATAGTACTTCTTATTGCCTCAATAATCTGCATCTTCAGTTCGCTGCGATTGTAAATAAGACTTACTTCCCTGGCCGGTACCGGATCTTTGAACATTTTCAGATTTTTTTTCTCACTCTCGTGCAGGTCCAGCGTATGCAGGTAAGGCAACAAGGTCATGCCGAGACCTTCGTTGGCCAGTTTCACAAGTGTTTCAAAACTACCGCTTTCTAACTGAAGCTGATCTTCATCATATTCTCGAGAAGCTTTGCAAAGGTTGATGATACCATCTTTAAAACAATGCCCGTCCTCCAGTAATAGCAATTCGTTGATATCCAAGTCGTTCACTTCCAGCTTTCCCATGCCGGATAAAGGGTGATTTTCGGGAATATAGGCTACAAACGGTTCATAATATAGAGCGTTTTCTTTAATACCTTCGATTTTTAACGGAGTTGCCGCTATGGCTGCATCTAAATGACCTTCCTTTAATTTTTCGAGGATCGCTTCGGTATGTAGTTCTTCAATCTTAAGTTTGACCTTCGGATATTTTTTCATGAAATGCCCAATAAACATCGGGAGTAGTGTGGGCATTACCGTGGGAATCACTCCCAGCCTGAAAACTCCTCCTATAAATCCTTTCTGTTGGTCTACGATATCCTGTATACGATCGCTTTCATTCACAATATTCCGTGCCTGCTGAACGATCTTTTCGCCCACCTCTGTCAACTGTATCGGTTTTTTGGACCGGTCAAAAATGGTTACTTCCAGTTCTTCTTCCAGTTTCTGGATCTGCATGCTCAATGTAGGCTGGGTTACAAAAACCTTTTGGGCGGCTTTCGTAAAGTTCTTATGTTCTGCTACCGCAAGGACATAGTGGAGTTGGGTAATAGTCATGTAGTCACAATTTATAGTGCAAATTTAAATAGATTTTTCTTATATGATTAAAATTTTAAGTTTGTTTTATCTATAAAAAAATGGCCGCTGATACCAGCGGCCATTTGTGAGGAATTAATTTTTATAACCTGATCTCCATTTCCAGTTTTTCCTGGTGAAAATCAAATTTACAGTCTTCCCAGTTTGGTGGGCCATAAGACATTGCATTACCGCTGCCTCCATAGTCTTCCAGAGGCATTCCGTTGGCATCGAAATCCATTTGTTTATTGCCATTTTTGTCGTGATACAGAACGATGGCGTAAGTGCCTTCAGGAACATTTTCAAAGGTAGCCTCTGCAACACCGTTTTCGATTTTAGACATAGCGTGGAACTTGGGTGCGTGGCTTAGAAAATTATCTTTTTGGTATAAAGCCAGTAAGACTTCCCCTTGGTCGCTGGATACATTAGGGATGCTGACGTGAATAGTCCCGGGTTTCAGGGAGTCGTTGGTTTCGGATTGAGCAAAGAGTACAGATCCTGTTAAAAAGGCAAGGAGTAAGGCGATTGTTTTCATAATGGTAAGTTTTAAATTCCTTTCAAACCTACGCCTGCTTTACCTGATTTTTAAAAAGCATTGACCGAATTGTCAATTTTTGCTGCTGAATTGTTACAATAAGCCTCGCGCCTTGATTTCAAGGTATTTGTTAATGCTGGAAGTGCTGAGATCTTTTGGTTTGGTAAGAACGGCCTGTATTCCGTGTTTCTGAAGTTCTGAAAGCATCAGTTTTTTGTCCTGCACGAATTGTTCGGCCATGACCTGATGGGCACTTTCGGTAAGATTGTTGGCAGGTTCTTCAGTTAATTTAAGCACTTCGGTATTTTCAAAAAAGATCACTACCAATAAATGTTTTTTAGCGATGGCTTTAAGATAAGGCAATTGGCGTTTTAAAGACGAAATATGCTCAAAATTGGTATATAGCATTAAAAGGCTTCGGTTGGGAACCCTTTTCCGGATCCTGGAATACAAGAAGCCGAAATCACTATCCAGGAAATCGGTTTTCAAATTGTAAAGCAGTTCCATGATCTGGTTGAGCTGGGAATAGCGGGAATTGGCTTTCAGGAAAAGGTCCAGATTTTTAGAAAAAGCCATGAATCCCACGCGATCCTTTTTCTTCAGGGCTACATTCGAAAAAGCCAGGCTGCTGTTAATGGCATAATCCAGCAGGCTCAAGCCTTCAAAAGGCATTTTCATAAGTCGGCCGCCATCAATAATAGAATAGACCGGTTGTGCTTTTTCATCCTGGAACTGGTTGACCATCAGTCTGGAATGTTTCGCAGAAGCTTTCCAGTTAATGGTACGAACATCGTCGCCGCGAACATATTCCTTGATTTGTTCAAACTCCATGGTATGACCAATCCGCCTGATTTTTTTCAGGCCATACTGTGGGACCTTCCGGTCACTAGCCAGGAAATCCAGTTTTTTCATCTGGATGAAGGACGGGTAAACTTTTACTTCCTGATCTTTATTGAAAACATAACGTCTTTTCACCAGTTTCAGGAATGTAGCTGCGAAAACGTTCATATTCCCAAAAATATACACACCGCGCTGCACCGGTCTTAAAAGGTATTCGAACTGGTACGCTCCCCGGGCTGGTAACAGGAACTTTTTCAGGAAATCCCTTTTCTGAAACTGTACCGGGATCTCATCGATAACTTCCGTTGAAATGGGGAAATTATAGCGATTCCTAATGCTCACCTGAACGATGTTTTCATCAGAATTAGAGAATTTTTCCGGTAGAATTCTTTCCGCAATCATTCCATTTTCCCGGTAGAGTAGGACGATCTCGGCCAATAGGATCACAACCAGGGCAGCGGTTAAGATCCAGGTTACAGGATATAACGGGCTGAACCAGAATGAAACCAAAAAGAGCAGCGAAATGCCGAATAGGGCGTAAAACAGCCTGGAACTTAAATATAATGATCGCAGGAATTTCAGCACTAGCGTGGGATTTCAACAGATTGGCGAATCATTTCAATAACTGACGCGCTCGTCATTCCTTCCATTTCACGGTCAGGTGAAATAATTAAGCGATGACCCATGACAGGAACCAGGGCTTTTTGAATGTCTTCCGGTTTTACAAAATCCCGGCCGTCTATTGCCGCAAAAGCCTTGGAAGCACGCATTACGGCAATCGATGCCCGCGGACTCGCACCCAGGTACAAATGCGGATGATTACGCGTTTTATGAACGATCTCGGCAATATATGACAGAAGTTTTTCTTCGATTACAATTTCGTGGATCTGGATTCTTAATTCTTCCAGTT contains the following coding sequences:
- a CDS encoding DUF58 domain-containing protein, translated to MLKFLRSLYLSSRLFYALFGISLLFLVSFWFSPLYPVTWILTAALVVILLAEIVLLYRENGMIAERILPEKFSNSDENIVQVSIRNRYNFPISTEVIDEIPVQFQKRDFLKKFLLPARGAYQFEYLLRPVQRGVYIFGNMNVFAATFLKLVKRRYVFNKDQEVKVYPSFIQMKKLDFLASDRKVPQYGLKKIRRIGHTMEFEQIKEYVRGDDVRTINWKASAKHSRLMVNQFQDEKAQPVYSIIDGGRLMKMPFEGLSLLDYAINSSLAFSNVALKKKDRVGFMAFSKNLDLFLKANSRYSQLNQIMELLYNLKTDFLDSDFGFLYSRIRKRVPNRSLLMLYTNFEHISSLKRQLPYLKAIAKKHLLVVIFFENTEVLKLTEEPANNLTESAHQVMAEQFVQDKKLMLSELQKHGIQAVLTKPKDLSTSSINKYLEIKARGLL
- a CDS encoding TIGR00266 family protein — translated: MNAHEIDYEIFGEEMQYVELELDPQEAAIAEAGNFMMMDDGIRMDTIFGDGSKQDEGFLGKILGAGKRLLTGESLFMTVFSNIGSGKKKISFASPYPGKIIPIDLTRFNGKFICQKDAFLCAAKGVSIGIEFSRKLGRGFFGGEGFIMQKVEGDGMAFVHAGGTMAKKELAPGERLRVDTGCIIGFTQTVDYDIEFVGGIRNTIFGGEGLFFATLTGPGTVYIQSLPFSRLANRVLQAAPQCGGKDKGEGSILGGLGDIISGDNRF
- a CDS encoding hydrogen peroxide-inducible genes activator — encoded protein: MTITQLHYVLAVAEHKNFTKAAQKVFVTQPTLSMQIQKLEEELEVTIFDRSKKPIQLTEVGEKIVQQARNIVNESDRIQDIVDQQKGFIGGVFRLGVIPTVMPTLLPMFIGHFMKKYPKVKLKIEELHTEAILEKLKEGHLDAAIAATPLKIEGIKENALYYEPFVAYIPENHPLSGMGKLEVNDLDINELLLLEDGHCFKDGIINLCKASREYDEDQLQLESGSFETLVKLANEGLGMTLLPYLHTLDLHESEKKNLKMFKDPVPAREVSLIYNRSELKMQIIEAIRSTIAGVVKGAITFQNVQIISPLKRQKELSH
- a CDS encoding DUF2141 domain-containing protein, with the translated sequence MKTIALLLAFLTGSVLFAQSETNDSLKPGTIHVSIPNVSSDQGEVLLALYQKDNFLSHAPKFHAMSKIENGVAEATFENVPEGTYAIVLYHDKNGNKQMDFDANGMPLEDYGGSGNAMSYGPPNWEDCKFDFHQEKLEMEIRL